The proteins below come from a single Vitis vinifera cultivar Pinot Noir 40024 chromosome 9, ASM3070453v1 genomic window:
- the LOC109123224 gene encoding cuscuta receptor 1-like, translating into MLDLSENFFIGMQGFKSLPKLKKLEILNLGYNRFNKTIIKQLSGLTSLKTLVVSNNYIEGLFPSQELSIFGNLMTLDLSENRFNGSLSIQDFASLSNLELLDLSYNSFSGSVPSSIRLMSSLKSLSLARNHLNGSLPNQDFASLSNLELLDLSHNSFSGILPSSIRLLSSLKSLYLAGNHLNGSLPNQDFASLSNLEILDLSYNSLSGIIPLSIRLMPHLKSLSLVGNHLNGSLQNQGFCQLNKLQELDLSYNLFQGILPPCLNNLTSLRLLDLSANLFSGNLSSPLLPNLTSLEYIDLSYNQFEGSFSFSSFANHSKLQVVILGTDNDNSEVVGRDNNKFEVETEYPVGWVPLFQLKALSLSSCKLTGDLPGFLQYQFMLVGVDLSHNNLTGSFPNWLLENNMRLKSLVLRNNSLMGQLLPLGPNTRINSLDISHNQLDGQLQENVGHMIPNMEYLNLSNNGFEGILPSSIAELRALWILDLSTNNFSGEVPKQLLAAKDLGYLKLSNNKFHGEIFSRDFNLTGLSCLYLGNNQLTGTLSNVISISSELEVLDVSNNYMSGEIPSQIGNMTYLTTLVLGNNSFKGKLPPEISQLWGLEFLDVSQNALSGSLPCLKTMESLKHLHLQGNMFTGLIPRYFLNSSHLLTLDMRDNRLFGSIPNSISALLKQLRILLLGGNLLSGFIPNHLCHLTEISLMDLSNNSFSGPIPRCFGHIRFGEMKKEDNVFGQFIELGYGMSSHLVYAGYLVEYWGFSSLVYNEKDEVEFVTKNRRDSYKGGILEFMSGLDLSCNNLTSEIPHELGMLSWIRALNLSHNQLNGSIPKSFSNLSQIESLDLSYNKLGGEIPLELVELNFLAVFSVAYNNISGRVPDAKAQFATFDESSYEGNPFLCGELLKRKCNTCIESSCAPSQSFESEAKWYDINHVVFFASFTTSYIMILLGFVTILYINPYWRHRWFNFIEECIYSCYYFVFDSFSKLSAYLYN; encoded by the exons attTTGCAAGCTTAAGCAATTTGGAGCTATTGGATTTGAGTTATAATTCATTTAGTGGGAGCGTTCCATCATCTATAAGATTGATGTCTTCTCTCAAGTCTTTATCCCTGGCTCGAAATCACCTCAATGGTTCCTTACCAAATCAAG attTTGCAAGCTTAAGCAATTTGGAGCTATTGGATTTGAGTCATAATTCATTTAGTGGGATCCTTCCATCGTCTATAAGATTGTTGTCTTCTCTCAAGTCTTTATATCTGGCTGGAAATCACCTCAATGGTTCCTTACCAAATCAAG ATTTTGCAAGCTTAAGCAATTTGGAGATACTAGATTTGAGTTATAATTCCTTAAGTGGGATTATTCCATTATCTATAAGATTGATGCCTCATCTCAAGTCTTTATCCTTGGTCGGAAATCACCTCAATGGTTCTTTacaaaatcaag GTTTCTGCCAATTGAATAAGCTTCAAGAGTTAGATCTTTCTTACAACTTATTCCAAGGGATCCTTCCTCCATGTTTGAATAATTTGACATCTCTGAGGTTATTGGATCTCTCTGCCAACCTATTCTCCGGAAATCTTTCTTCCCCTTTATTACCTAATCTCACATCCCTGGAGTACATCGATCTCAGTTACAATCAGTTTGAGGGTTCATTCTCTTTCAGCTCTTTTGCTAATCACTCCAAGCTTCAAGTGGTCATACTTGGAACGGATAACGACAATTCTGAGGTAGTTGGAAGGGATAACAACAAATTTGAGGTAGAAACTGAATATCCAGTTGGTTGGGTTCCCCTGTTTCAGCTGAAGGCTCTCTCTCTATCCAGCTGTAAGCTCACCGGTGACCTTCCTGGTTTTCTTCAATACCAATTCATGTTAGTGGGGGTTGATCTCTCACATAATAACTTGACAGGAAGTTTCCCCAATTGGTTGCTTGAAAACAATATGAGACTAAAATCTCTAGTCCTAAGGAATAACTCTTTAATGGGTCAACTACTTCCCTTGGGACCTAATACCCGTATCAATTCATTGGATATCTCACACAATCAGTTGGATGGACAACTTCAAGAAAATGTGGGCCATATGATTCCAAATATGGAATATCTAAATTTATCCAACAATGGTTTTGAAGGTATTCTCCCATCCTCAATAGCTGAACTGAGAGCCTTATGGATTTTGGATTTGTCTACCAATAATTTCTCTGGAGAAGTACCAAAGCAATTGCTTGCAGCAAAAGATTTGGGGTAtttgaaattatcaaataataaatttcatggtGAAATATTTTCAAGGGACTTTAACTTGACTGGGTTATCGTGTTTGTATTTGGGCAATAATCAGTTGACGGGAACTCTGTCAAATGTAATCTCCATAAGCTCTGAGTTGGAGGTGTTGGATGTGAGCAACAACTACATGTCAGGTGAAATTCCAAGCCAGATAGGTAACATGACCTATTTGACTACACTAGTGTTGGGCAACAATAGTTTTAAAGGCAAATTACCACCCGAGATTTCTCAATTGTGGGGGTTGGAGTTTCTTGACGTTTCTCAAAATGCTCTTTCAGGATCTCTTCCTTGTTTGAAGACCATGGAGAGTTTAAAGCATCTACATTTGCAAGGGAACATGTTTACAGGATTAATACCCAGatattttctcaattcctcACATTTATTGACTTTGGATATGCGAGATAACAGGTTATTTGGAAGTATTCCCAATTCAATCTCTGCACTTTTGAAGCAGCTAAGGATTCTTTTGCTGGGAGGAAACCTTTTAAGTGGTTTTATTCCAAATCATCTTTGTCATTTGACTGAAATAAGCTTGATGGATCTTTCAAACAACTCTTTTTCAGGGCCAATTCCCAGATGCTTTGGCCATATCCGATTTGGGGAGATGAAAAAGGAGGACAACGTGTTTGGACAATTCATTGAACTTGGGTATGGAATGAGTTCTCATCTTGTATATGCAGGTTACTTGGTGGAATATTGGGGGTTCTCAAGTCTAGTATATaatgaaaaagatgaagttgagTTTGTCACTAAGAACAGGCGTGACTCCTACAAAGGTGGCATCCTTGAATTCATGTCTGGATTGGACTTATCATGTAACAACTTGACAAGTGAAATACCTCATGAGCTTGGAATGCTAAGTTGGATTCGTGCTTTGAACTTGTCTCACAATCAATTGAATGGCTCCATTCCAAAGAGTTTCTCCAATCTTTCCCAAATAGAGAGCTTAGACCTTTCTTATAATAAACTGGGTGGAGAAATTCCTCTAGAGCTAGTTGAACTCAATTTTTTAGCGGTGTTTAGTGTGGCTTACAACAACATCTCTGGTAGAGTTCCAGATGCCAAAGCACAATTTGCAACATTTGATGAAAGCAGCTATGAAGGTAATCCTTTCCTTTGTGGGGAACTATTAAAGAGGAAATGCAACACATGTATTGAGTCATCATGCGCACCATCACAGTCTTTTGAAAGTGAGGCAAAATGGTATGATATCAATCATGTTGTTTTCTTTGCAAGTTTTACTACTTCATATATCATGATCTTGTTAGGATTTGTTACCATCCTTTACATCAATCCTTATTGGCGTCATAGATGGTTCAATTTTATCGAGGAATGTATATATTCCtgctattattttgtttttgatagtTTTTCCAAGTTATCagcatatttgtataattag
- the LOC100251587 gene encoding glycerol kinase encodes MAKEDVFVGSIDQGTTSTRFIIYDRSAQPVGSHQVEFTQFYPEAGWVEHDPMEILESVRVCIEKAIDKATADGHNVDSGLKAIGLTNQRETTLIWSKSTGLPLYHAIVWMDARTSSICRKLEKELPGGRTHFVETCGLPISTYFSALKLLWLLENVDAVKKAVEAGDALFGTIDTWLIWNMTGGLNGGVHVTDVSNASRTMLMNLKTLDWDKPTLDTLGISAEILPKIVSNAEIIGTVAKGWPISGLPISGCLGDQHAAMLGQACRKGEAKSTYGTGAFILLNTGEEVIESKHGLLTTLAFKLGREAPTNYALEGSIAIAGAAVQWLRDSLGIISTASEIEELAAKVDSSGGVYFVPAFNGLFAPWWRDDARGVCIGITRFTNKSHIARAVLESMCFQVKDVLDSMHKDAGEKGEVKNEKGEFLLRVDGGATINNLLMQIQADLLGNPVVRPADIETTALGAAYAAGLAVGIWTEDEIFDSGEKVKLATTFYPALDEERRNKKVESWCKAVSRTFDLADLSL; translated from the exons ATGGCGAAAGAGGATGTCTTCGTTGGATCCATAGATCAAGGCACCACCAGTACACGGTTCATAATCTATGACCGGTCTGCTCAGCCGGTTGGATCTCACCAGGTGGAGTTCACTCAGTTCTACCCAGAAGCAGG ATGGGTGGAGCATGATCCaatggagattttggagagTGTGAGAGTGTGCATAGAGAAGGCCATTGATAAGGCGACTGCAGATGGGCACAACGTGGATAGTGGATTGAAAGCGATTGGGCTGACCAATCAGAGAGAGACTACTCTCATCTGGAGCAAATCTACTGGTCTTCCTCTCTACCACGCCATTGTTTGGATGGATGCTAGAACCAGTTCTATTTGcag GAAATTGGAGAAAGAATTACCTGGGGGAAGAACACATTTTGTGGAGACATGTGGTTTGCCCATAAGCACTTATTTCAGCGCATTGAAGCTTCTCTGGTTGTTGGAAAATGTGGATGCTGTGAAAAAAGCAGTTGAAGCAGGGGATGCTCTGTTTGGAACAATAGACACTTGGTTGATTTGGAATATGACTGGAGGCTTGAATGGTGGGGTTCATGTCACTGATGTCTCAAATGCATCTAGAACAATGCTCATGAATCTCAAAACCCTTGATTGGGATAAACCCACATTAGATACCCTAGGCATTTCTGCTGAAATTTTGCCCAAGATTGTCAGTAATGCTGAGATTATTGGAACAGTTGCAAAGGGATGGCCCATTTCTGGGCTCCCAATTTCTGGATGCCTTGGTGACCAGCATGCTGCAATGCTGGGCCAAGCTTGCCGAAAAGGTGAGGCCAAAAGCACATATGGTACTGGGGCTTTCATACTTCTCAATACAGGTGAGGAGGTAATCGAGTCCAAACATGGGCTTTTAACCACTTTGGCATTTAAGCTTGGACGAGAAGCTCCAACCAACTATGCTCTAGAGGGCTCTATTGCAATTGCAGGAGCTGCAGTTCAGTGGCTCAGAGACAGCCTTGGTATAATAAGCACTGCAAGTGAGATTGAGGAATTAGCAGCAAAGGTTGATTCTTCAGGTGGGGTTTATTTTGTGCCAGCGTTCAATGGATTGTTTGCTCCATGGTGGCGTGATGATGCGCGTGGGGTTTGCATTGGGATCACAAGATTTACAAACAAGTCTCACATTGCTCGAGCTGTGCTTGAGAGTATGTGTTTTCAGGTAAAGGATGTCCTAGATTCAATGCACAAGGATGCAGGGGAGAAGGGTGAGGTCAAGAATGAGAAGGGGGAATTCTTGCTTAGAGTTGATGGTGGTGCAACCATTAACAATCTTTTGATGCAAATTCAG GCTGATCTGTTGGGGAACCCGGTGGTTAGACCAGCTGATATAGAGACAACAGCTCTTGGAGCCGCTTATGCAGCTGGATTAGCAGTGGGGATTTGGACAGAAGACGAGATTTTTGATTCGGGAGAAAAGGTGAAGCTTGCTACCACATTTTATCCTGCATTAGACGAGGAACGGAGGAATAAGAAGGTGGAGTCTTGGTGCAAAGCTGTTTCAAGGACTTTCGACTTGGCGGATCTTTCTCTTTAA